Proteins from a genomic interval of Rhizoctonia solani chromosome 12, complete sequence:
- a CDS encoding Zinc finger protein GLI2, producing MWAAAARDVSSQSPPPPSERHLSITDSIASTTVEEIKERYRLSTYDHPNRASNGPPRLPHARRDSIFSFNTNWTGDEAFSISDFPPPPAMIPRFGPAIASSVGHLPPIPDTNRDRDPPNSAATYTDTLGYIHSPGPVVQSSAYSSSSHLPSHFNSRPNTGSNNPHSRPSTGNAQGLTVQIDHAPSHSDRIQIVTGPSPTSPAFKSSASVRADSVLQGSANLSPKPTHEQAERVSPTIPSPSSQYLVPSPSSAAYTRTLHTHTQHSPTDTATGIYTHNRPSPTTSEKVPGFPVVPPSPATAAFLREPVAPPSTHTSHEGLLEPGFIRSLMRGIERDEHDGFSLEDPSEGRYASVHARDSFASTSYRDSLASSAYPRDSFQARHHPYDYSVEDLRTQTEDLEELEPPRVFFRRAPAASLPSSPRSSFSLSVRSGVTGRAGWGSEAVPEVPKIPDAFRQPQPKRRSIVSTTTGITATGTATGTGTGTEETGVVQHAVLVRTASYRAPAVYKTTDELRAGAVSPGGLLASPVSPNTLSPVAATAMMGQPPLASPLPVSPLTRAPSTSTSIPYSYNGKTSPIPYAGRKDLGSAHVRTTSRDLTMGSGGGGDVVRRKSQLAALHLSIPGPRARERERERSVVVHEEDGDELVYVRGDDVDRERAGRESQYHRESQYNRESQYHRESQYNRDSQYNRESQYSPRESRYDMRGSRYADSYLDSPYMAHWADLASPSEITPALRDSMINDTASYMRPGGGKSAGLRISAGLGSPSGAMHSPGGLLHSPGGLLHSPAFPSPGGSLSTPGTPFRPPFATPSSAPATPGHGHGPASLSISGSNLDSPRHAKRASGISFVSSVFSKFSGHASAGHNTGTKGFQFSWRNEPVPPMPAVTVRNEETASNIVRKEGTMELPQLAHRAERLNEMLELGKLPHRSKSTLGVASAPGSGGGRVADVPVGVDQEGNDVSGEGYTDEKALRRTRSLRSVFTTLSDRSRRFIPGASAGGASGSLRSSLVDIPGQQHQRFNKLPEEHRQERKVTWGEGTGVPPPRPERTKTRRLPRKRLLTLLAIAVVALCAIVGVSVGLTRGHGREPDAAGYTCPLASQTGQLCDLDATCACTSSLAGQCNPLAQVLVDLVGPVNKLFDPSPAFTPSSVALSLWEIQGSPLPGANCANQADLVDVGPALSAAQGSVSANRTEFARSALLWTLVMTMSPNSTERMQQFVKQLDFTKLEAASLDSSVHGEFLFGAAGYQIDFARMTVSQPAITWQSSAKPSTDQVALVSEDLRKALDRVYTFATASSAQRSSALARYWTNTLQFTSSQLSDFRRIASVSPVLLPFDATSSAVRSLFSNVNGSFPPPAACYPTLSTDELNAVNAMETGVFGLTRTGSVPSALNPNCFSSRPVYGVLDIARLRSSFGPSEKDAPKQAVQVAANATSRVSVRLGRDGAGLPLTSVATANLTGSDDARTFGTISNMDHVLLTYLQAFPSIQAAGALIDHVLASSDLKAPPPTNTSALYNLTSGLTELPILEVAFFGTVGPVDLASASADFASPSGELFFGSSAGDAFREWAVQRTGEVVWYDGAAATQVVREGRTRDSTFEDVWKGANGLLSNAETTGVRTSRPEVARIVNVFTTIGYMGS from the exons ATGTGGGCAGCGGCAGCACGCGACGTGTCTTCGCAGTCGCCTCCTCCGCCCTCTGAGCGCCACTTGAGCATCACAGACTCGATTGCGTCTACTACAGTTGAAGAAATCAAAGAACGATACCGGCTATCTACATATGACCACCCTAACCGTGCCTCCAATGGGCCCCCTCGCCTTCCCCATGCCCGACGCGACTCGATATTCAGCTTCAACACCAACTGGACCGGGGACGAAGCGTTCAGCATCTCGGACTTTCCTCCTCCACCTGCCATGATCCCCCGATTTGGACCTGCCATAGCCTCTTCGGTTGGTCATTTGCCTCCCATCCCGGATACGAACAGAGATAGGGACCCGCCCAATTCGGCTGCGACATACACTGATACACTCGGCTATATACATTCTCCCGGTCCAGTCGTCCAGTCCAGTGCGTACAGCAGCTCGAGCCACCTTCCTTCGCACTTCAACTCGCGCCCCAACACTGGGTCTAATAATCCTCACTCTCGGCCGAGCACCGGTAATGCGCAAGGGCTGACCGTGCAGATCGACCATGCTCCCTCCCATTCGGATCGTATACAAATCGTGACCGGGCCGAGTCCTACCAGTCCAGCGTTCAAGTCCTCGGCGTCTGTCAGGGCAGACTCTGTACTCCAAGGGTCTGCCAACTTGTCCCCGAAGCCGACGCATGAGCAGGCAGAGCGTGTGTCTCCGACGATACCCAGTCCCAGTTCGCAGTACTTGGTTCCTTCGCCTTCGTCCGCTGCTTACACACGCACTCTTCACACCCACACACAGCACTCGCCCACCGACACTGCGACAGGGATATACACCCACAACCGACCCAGTCCAACAACCTCGGAAAAAGTTCCTGGTTTCCCCGTTGTCCCTCCTTCCCCTGCCACCGCTGCTTTTCTCCGCGAACCTGTCGCTCCCCCAAGTACCCACACCTCCCACGAAGGTCTCCTCGAGCCCGGTTTCATCAGGTCCCTTATGCGGGGGATTGAGCGTGACGAGCATGACGGGTTCAGTCTTGAGGATCCATCCGAAGGTCGGTACGCCAGTGTGCACGCCAGGGACTCGTTCGCTTCGACTTCCTACCGAGACTCGCTCGCTTCCTCTGCCTATCCCCGCGATTCATTTCAGGCACGTCACCACCCGTACGACTATTCCGTCGAGGACCTCCGTACCCAGACCGAAGACCTCGAAGAGCTCGAGCCCCCACGCGTCTTTTTTCGACGCGCCCCCGCAGCGAGTTTGCCGTCTTCTCCGCGCAGTTCGTTTAGTCTGAGTGTTCGGAGCGGGGTCACTGGGCGAGCAGGGTGGGGGTCCGAGGCCGTTCCCGAGGTTCCCAAGATCCCAGACGCATTTCGACAGCCTCAACCCAAGCGGCGTTCGATCGTCAGTACCACCACGGGTATCACGGCCACGGGCACAGCGACGGGGACGGGGACCGGCACGGAAGAAACGGGCGTAGTCCAGCATGCCGTCCTTGTTCGAACGGCGAGTTATCGTGCCCCTGCGGTGTACAAGACGACCGACGAGTTGCGCGCCGGGGCCGTTTCGCCCGGTGGACTGTTAGCTTCTCCCGTGTCCCCCAATACGTTGTCTCCTGTTGCGGCGACGGCCATGATGGGGCAACCACCCCTCGCGAGTCCGCTCCCCGTTTCCCCACTCACCCGCGCCCCATCGACGTCCACATCGATACCCTATTCGTACAATGGAAAAACATCCCCTATCCCCTACGCAGGTCGCAAAGACCTCGGTTCGGCCCACGTCCGGACGACCAGTCGGGATTTGACCATGGGCAGTGGAGGCGGTGGAGATGTCGTCCGGAGGAAGAGCCAGCTTGCGGCGCTGCACTTGTCCATTCCTGGTCCGCGCGcgagggagagggagagggaaAGGAGTGTGGTTGTGCATGAAGAGGATGGGGACGAGTTGGTCTATGTTCGTGGGGATGATGTGGATCGGGAGCGTGCGGGGAGGGAGTCGCAATATCATCGGGAATCACAATATAATCGGGAATCGCAGTATCATCGGGAATCGCAATACAACCGGGACTCACAGTACAATCGAGAATCGCAATACAGCCCCCGGGAATCGCGCTACGACATGCGCGGCTCGCGATACGCCGACTCGTACCTCGACAGTCCGTACATGGCGCACTGGGCCGATCTGGCTTCTCCGAGCGAGATCACCCCCGCGCTCAGGGACTCGATGATCAACGATACGGCGTCGTATATGCGGCCTGGTGGGGGGAAGAGTGCTGGGTTGCGGATTTCGGCTGGGTTGGGTAGTCCTAGTGGCGCGATGCACAGTCCTGGTGGGTTACTGCACAGTCCTGGTGGGTTGTTGCATAGTCCGGCGTTTCCTAGTCCTGGCGGGAGTTTGAGCACACCAGGAACGCCCTTTCGTCCACCGTTTGCGACTCCGAGCTCTGCACCCGCCACACCCGGCCACGGACACGGCCCCGCCTCGCTCTCCATCTCCGGATCCAACCTCGACTCGCCGCGGCACGCCAAGCGCGCATCCGGCATCTCCTTTGTCTCGTCCGTCTTTTCCAAGTTCTCCGGCCACGCGAGTGCAGGCCACAACACAGGCACCAAGGGATTCCAGTTTTCGTGGAGAAACGAGCCGGTCCCGCCCATGCCCGCGGTCACGGTCCGGAACGAGGAGACGGCGTCGAATATTGTGCGAAAGGAAGGGACGATGGAGTTGCCCCAGCTCGCGCACCGGGCGGAAAGGCTGAATGAGATGCTCGAGTTGGGAAAGTTGCCTCATCGG AGCAAATCGACTCTTGGGGTGGCGAGTGCGCCCGGGAGCGGGGGCGGGAGGGTAGCAGACGTGCCGGTTGGAGTGGACCAAGAAGGAAACGACGTTTCAGGCGAAGGGTACACCGACGAGAAAGCGCTCCGACGCACACGAAGTCTTCGCTCGGTGTTTACGACTCTGTCTGACCGTTCCAGACGGTTCATCCCGGGCGCCAGCGCCGGCGGAGCATCGGGTAGCCTGCGGTCGAGTTTGGTGGATATTCCGGGCCAGCAGCATCAGCggttcaataagcttcccgAGGAGCATCGGCAGGAGCGGAAAGTCACTTGGGGGGAAGGGACGGGTGTGCCCCCGCCTCGGCCAGAACGGACCAAGACGAGGAGGTTGCCGAGGAAGAGGTTGTTGACTCTCCTGGCGATTGCGGTTGTGGCGCTTTGTGCTATTGTGGGTGTGAGCGTTGGGTTGACGAGGGGGCATGGGCGGGAACCGGATGCTGCTGGGTATACGTGTCCTTTGGCGAGCCAGACGGGGCAACTTTGCGATTTAG ATGCGACGTGCGCATGTACGTCTTCACTTGCTGGACAGTGCAATCCGCTCGCCCAGGTCTTGGTCGACTTGGTGGGGCCTGTGAATAAGCTTTTCGATCCTTCGCCCGCGTTCACGCCTTCGTCCGTCGCGCTTTCCCTTTGGGAGATCCAAGGAAGTCCCCTACCAGGCGCGAATTGCGCAAACCAAGCCGATCTGGTCGATGTGGGCCCGGCATTGTCCGCGGCCCAAGGGTCCGTATCCGCCAACCGCACCGAATTCGCACGCAGCGCATTGCTCTGGACACTCGTCATGACCATGAGCCCCAACTCGACGGAGCGAATGCAACAGTTTGTGAAACAGCTCGACTTTACCAAGCTCGAAGCCGCCTCGTTGGACTCGTCGGTCCATGGCGAGTTTCTGTTCGGCGCGGCCGGGTACCAGATTGATTTCGCGCGCATGACCGTGTCCCAGCCCGCGATCACCTGGCAGTCGTCTGCGAAACCGAGTACGGACCAGGTCGCGCTCGTCTCGGAGGATTTACGCAAGGCGCTCGATCGGGTGTACACGTTTGCTACTG CATCGTCTGCTCAGAGGAGCTCGGCGCTCGCTCGTTATTGGACGAATACGCTCCAATTCACCAGTTCGCAACTTTCGGATTTCAGACGGATCGCGAGTGTCTCGCCTGTGCTTTTGCCCTTTGATGCAACCTCGTCGGCCGTGCGATCGCTCTTTTCCAATGTGAATGGGAGCTTCCCTCCCCCTGCTGCGTGCTATCCCACTTTGAGCACTGATGAACTGAATGCCGTCAACGCGATGGAAACGGGTGTCTTTGGGCTCACCAGGACCGGCTCTGTTCCCTCGGCTCTCAACCCGAACTGTTTCTCCTCTCGTCCGGTGTACGGGGTCTTGGATATCGCACGCCTTCGCTCATCGTTTGGTCCCTCTGAGAAAGACGCACCCAAGCAAGCGGTTCAAGTGGCTGCCAATGCGACCTCACGTGTGTCTGTCAGACTTGGACGTGATGGTGCGGGGCTCCCCTTGACATCAGTCGCGACCGCGAATCTCACCGGCTCTGATGATGCGCGCACGTTTGGAACGATTAGTAACATGGACCACGTCTTGCTCACTTACCTTCAAGCCTTTCCATCTATCCAAGCCGCGGGAGCGCTCATCGACCACGTCTTGGCTTCTTCCGACCTCAAGGCACCTCCTCCGACAAACACTTCTGCGCTGTACAATCTAACCTCGGGCTTGACCGAGTTGCCCATCCTCGAAGTCGCGTTCTTTGGAACGGTCGGGCCGGTGGATCTCGCGTCTGCGTCTGCGGACTTTGCGTCCCCTTCTGGAGAGTTATTTTTCGGGTCGAGTGCGGGGGATGCGTTTCGTGAATGGGCGGTCCAGCGGACGGGCGAGGTGGTTTGGTACGACGGGGCCGCTGCTACCCAGGTCGTTCGAGAAGGCCGGACTCGAGACAGTACGTTTGAAGACGTATGGAAAGGCGCCAACGGTCTACTATCCAATGCCGAGACGACGGGTGTCAGGACGTCCCGCCCCGAGGTGGCCAGGATCGTCAATGTGTTTACAACGATTGGGTACATGGGCTCTTAA
- a CDS encoding RhoGEF domain protein, which produces MMIVGKLHELHPVPKDLFWYPIYCPFNPRSHVGQVPSHGNLAQWPLNGYAEDAFDTPKDLHCRTTKVDGSPLFGRLSTEKSYLKPTSDPASGLNAGEETRTATTEPKVVITGLDALSQFHKQGFLPYLIDAAHTPKRLLLKKSPSRTAVISDPEDASSHVTVSGQLENLARYFRTQVSWPLV; this is translated from the exons ATGATGATCGTTGGGAAGCTACATGAATTACACCCAGTTCCTAAGGACCTTTTTTGGTATCCCATTTATTGTCCATTTAACCCTAGGAGCCATGTAGGACAGGTTCCTTCCCATGGCAACCTTGCTCAATGGCCACTGAACGGATATGCCGAAGATGCATTCGATACTCCTAAGGACTTGCATTGCCGGACGACAAAAGTTGACGGGTCGCCATTGTTCGGGAGACTGTCCA CCGAAAAGTCTTATCTTAAACCTACCTCCGATCCCGCGTCTGGGCTCAATGCCGGCGAAGAAACGAGGACCGCCACCACAGAGCCGAAGGTCGTGATTACCGGCCTGGATGCGCTATCACAGTTCCATAAACAGGGCTTCCTCCCTTATTTGATCGACGCAGCCCATACCCCAAAACGTCTATTACTTAAGAAATCTCCCTCGAGGACAGCCGTGATCAGTGATCCGGAGGATGCATCGTCTCATGTGACTGTTTCAGGACAACTCGAAAACTTGGCGAGATATTTCAGAACTCAAGTCAGCTGGCCGCTCGTTTAA
- a CDS encoding chondroitin AC/alginate lyase yields the protein MKLLRTGLGLVLVGTPGLVLGLTSYANEFITPEFFLAKNWSDTTKNAQDTIVQGAKQIATEGPWTVTSKTVMPPTNNTHDYLSWGPYYWPDCAKAGNTTQLTPEQGKLWTTCEYITRDGLFNPDVRQVNDTGMFQAMSDSVFFNSMAWVITGDDTYASNAAKEINTWFIDPATSMTPNLNYAQVKRGPGSQIGQHTGVLDLKCMSKLVSGVLMLRNGSAPAWTGELDSGLKTWVNSYIGWLTTNELALQEKAATNNHGSFYFNQLAALQILVDDTAGAKKTIQEYFEGIYQGQISANGDQPLETARTRPYHYRAYNLAAMIVNARIGEYVGYDAWQLKTKDGATIQDACNYAMTFTAAQSNETSYDAELYPNVAAVAAIYGDADGKYSKWLASRDASFPGQPYFLWDQPLSNAGLTGAPASGGNSNTPNTAGGNTGSNNAKQAGCKKGFVWFSSLVTLSLLFMG from the exons ATGAAGCTCCTTCGCACCGGTCTTGGTCTGGTGCTTGTTGGAACACCTGGGCTGGTGCTAGGCTTGACAAGCTATGCCAACGAGTTTATCACCCCCGAATTTTTCCTGGCAAAGAACTGGTCCGATACGACAAAGAACGCACAAGATACAATAGTACAAGGTGCAAAGCAGATTGCAACCGAAGGCCCGTGGA CTGTGACTTCGAAAACGGTCATGCCTCCGACAAATAACACACA CGATTACTTGAGCTGGGGACCATA TTACTGGCCAGACTGTGCAAAGGCTGGGAATACTACTCAACTCACGCCAGAACAAGGCAAGT TATGGACTACGTGCGAATATATTACACGAGATGGACTTTTCAACCCCGATGTTCGTCAAGTTAACGACACTGGGATGTTCCAGGCGATGAGCGACTCGGTATTCTTTAATTCCATGGCATGGGTCATTACTGGAGACGACACCTATGCGTCCAACGCTGCCAAAGAGATCAATACATGGTTCATTGATCCGGCAACCTCGATGACACCCAATCTCAATTATGCTCAAGTCAAACGTGGACCAGGGAGTCAAATCGGACAACATACTGGAGTGCTAGACTTGAAATGTATGTCGAAGCTCGTCAGCGGCGTGTTGATGCTGCGCAACGGTAGTGCACCTGCGTGGACTGGCGAACTTGATTCGGGATTGAAAACCTGGGTTAATAGCTATATTGGGTGGCTGACCACCAACGAATTGGCTCTACAAGAAAAGGCAGCTACCAA TAATCATGGAAGCTTCTACTTCAACCAATTGGCCGCACTTCAAATACTTGTTGACGACACTGCTGGAGCGAAAAAGACAATCCAAGAATATTTTGAGGGCATTTATCAAGGCCAAATATCTGCTAATGGGGACCAA CCCCTCGAAACGGCCCGCACAAGGCCCTACCATTATCGCGCATATAATCTTGCCGCCATGATC GTCAATGCTCGCATAGGGGAATATGTTGGATACGATGCATGGCAACTCAAGACCAAGGACGGGGCGACGATTCAAGATGCATGCAACTATGCAATGACTTTTACAGCGGCTCAGTCAAACGAAACGTCGTACGATGCTGAACTTTACCCGAATGTTGCTGCCGTCGCTGCTATTTATGGCGATGCGGACGGAAAATATTCCAAGTGGCTGGCCAGCAGGGATGCAAGCTTCCCTGGTCAGCCGTACTTCTTATGGGATCAGCCGTTGAGTAACGCTGGCCTTACCGGAGCACCGGCGTCGGGCGGTAATTCCAACACACCAAACACTGCTGGCGGGAACACTGGATCCAACAACGCGAAGCAGGCAGGATGCAAAAAAGGTTTTGTATGGTTTAGTAGTCTCGTAACACTTTCTCTTTTGTTCATGGGATGA